Proteins encoded together in one Raphanus sativus cultivar WK10039 unplaced genomic scaffold, ASM80110v3 Scaffold1183, whole genome shotgun sequence window:
- the LOC130503853 gene encoding uncharacterized protein LOC130503853, with amino-acid sequence MISNFPYAACSLYKPHVLICNWTHYTPKITNKDTNTETQENEIYLWLVALFLVLSLVISSYAASTQPYQFRKLLRSVASPSKSRSGGGGS; translated from the exons ATGATTTCCAATTTTCCATACGCTGCCTGCTCATTATATAAACCTCACGTTTTAATCTGTAACTGGACACATTACACacctaaaataactaataaagaCACCAACACAGAGACacaagaaaatgaaatatatttgtggTTGGTTGCTTTGTTTCTGGTTCTCTCTTTGGTAATTTCATCTTATGCAGCTTCAACTCAACCATACCAATTCCGGAAACTTT TGCGATCTGTAGCATCACCTAGTAAATCAAGATCCGGCGGCGGTGGATCTTAG